Proteins from a single region of Schistocerca gregaria isolate iqSchGreg1 chromosome 3, iqSchGreg1.2, whole genome shotgun sequence:
- the LOC126354806 gene encoding inactive selenide, water dikinase-like protein — MAELQGPAVSQDALSVAQLELGGNPNAFALRRPFDPVAHELDATFRLTRFADLKGUGCKAPQEVLWKLLEGLQQDDNNAQDEHAHFMHMHIPRIGIGMDSSVTPLRHGGLCLVQTTDFFYPLVDDPYMMGKIACANVLSDLYAMGVTECDNMLMLLGVSTKMTEKERDVVIPLIMRGFKDSAWEAGTTVTGGQTVVNPWCTIGGVATSVCQPNEYIVPDNAVVGDVLVLTKPLGTQVAVNAHQWLEQPERWNRIKLVVSEDDVRKAYQRSMDSMARLNRIAARLMHKYNAHGATDVTGFGLLGHAQNLARHQKNEVSFVIHNLPVIAKMAAVAKACGNMFQLLQGHSPETSGGLLICLPREQAAAYCKDIEKQEGYQAWIIGIVEKGNRSARIIDKPRIIEVPAKEKDGELW; from the coding sequence ATGGCAGAACTTCAGGGGCCAGCAGTGTCGCAAGATGCGTTATCCGTAGCACAGTTGGAGTTAGGAGGTAATCCAAACGCATTTGCATTAAGGAGGCCTTTTGATCCTGTTGCACATGAGTTAGACGCTACTTTCCGTCTGACGCGTTTTGCTGATCTGAAAGGATGAGGGTGTAAAGCTCCTCAGGAGGTTCTGTGGAAACTCCTCGAGGGGCTCCAGCAAGACGATAACAATGCACAGGATGAACATGCACACTTCATGCATATGCATATTCCTCGTATTGGAATTGGTATGGATTCCTCCGTGACTCCACTGAGGCATGGAGGGCTGTGTCTTGTGCAAACAACTGATTTCTTTTATCCATTAGTTGATGATCCCTACATGATGGGTAAGATTGCTTGTGCCAATGTGTTGAGTGACCTTTACGCCATGGGTGTTACGGAATGCGACAACATGCTGATGTTACTTGGTGTGTCAACAAAAATGACTGAAAAGGAAAGGGATGTTGTTATTCCACTGATTATGAGAGGATTTAAGGATTCGGCGTGGGAGGCAGGCACCACCGTGACAGGAGGTCAAACTGTTGTGAATCCCTGGTGTACAATTGGAGGTGTAGCGACATCTGTGTGCCAACCAAATGAATATATTGTTCCTGATAATGCAGTTGTTGGAGATGTATTGGTTTTGACCAAGCCTTTAGGCACACAAGTAGCAGTTAATGCACATCAGTGGTTAGAGCAGCCAGAGAGATGGAACCGCATTAAACTTgttgtgtcagaggatgatgttaGAAAGGCCTATCAGAGATCGATGGATTCAATGGCAAGACTTAATCGTATAGCAGCTCGTTTGATGCACAAGTACAACGCACATGGTGCGACGGATGTTACAGGCTTTGGATTACTTGGTCACGCTCAAAATCTTGCTAGACATCAAAAGAATGAGGTGTCTTTTGTGATTCATAACTTACCAGTTATAGCAAAAATGGCAGCTGTTGCAAAAGCATGCGGTAATATGTTTCAACTTCTCCAAGGACATTCCCCTGAGACATCAGGGGGGTTGCTAATTTGCCTACCAAGAGAACAAGCAGCAGCATACTGTAAAGATATTGAGAAACAGGAAGGTTACCAGGCATGGATAATTGGCATAGTAGAGAAAGGGAACCGCTCTGCAAGAATAATTGATAAACCTCGTATCATTGAAGTTCCAGCAAAAGAAAAAGATGGAGAGTTGTGGTAA